A single genomic interval of Colius striatus isolate bColStr4 chromosome 9, bColStr4.1.hap1, whole genome shotgun sequence harbors:
- the GBX2 gene encoding homeobox protein GBX-2, protein MSAAFQPSLMMMQRPLGSSTAFSIDSLIGSPPPPAPGHFVYTGYPMFMPYRPVVLPPPPPPPPALPQGALQPALPPAHPHHHQLPSLPTGFCSSLAQGMALTSTLMATLPGTFPASPQHQEAARKFAPPGNFDKAEGIPPDGGSDDGKAFLGKDGALLPFSASDAVQASLAGALRGQGKEDAKAEEDAKGKEESFSMDSDLDYSSDDNIPGQAAHKEEDSGNTLEENTSAPPNSTNTTSTGKNRRRRTAFTSEQLLELEKEFHCKKYLSLTERSQIAHALKLSEVQVKIWFQNRRAKWKRVKAGNANSKTGEPSRNPKIVVPIPVHVSRFAIRSQHQQLEQARP, encoded by the exons ATGAGCGCGGCTTTCCAGCCCTCGCTGATGATGATGCAGCGCCCGCTGGGAAGCAGCACGGCCTTCAGCATCGACTCGCTTATCGGCagccccccgccgcccgcccccggcCACTTCGTCTACACCGGCTACCCCATGTTTATGCCCTACCGGCCCGTGGTGCTGCCGccgccccccccgccccccccggcGCTGCCGCAGGGCGCCCTGCAACCGGCGTTGCCTCCCGCGCacccccaccaccaccagctgccCAGCCTGCCCACGGgtttctgctccagcctggctcagGGCATGGCCCTCACCTCCACCCTCATGGCCACGCTGCCCGGCACCTTCCccgcctctccccagcaccaggAGGCCGCCAGGAAGTTCGCCCCCCCGGGGAACTTCGATAAAGCCGAGGGGATACCCCCAGACGGCGGCAGCGACGATGGCAAAGCCTTTCTGGGGAAGGATGGAGCCCTCTTGCCCTTTTCCGCCTCCGACGCTGTCCAGGCCTCCCTCG cTGGGGCTCTGCGGGGTCAGGGGAAGGAGGATGCCAAAGCAGAGGAGGATGCAAAAGGCAAGGAGGAAAGTTTCTCCATGGACAGTGATCTAGACTACAGCTCGGATGACAACATCCCTGGTCAGGCAGCTCACAAGGAAGAGGACTCTGGCAACACGCTGGAGGAAAACACCTCAGCACCCCCCAATTCCACCAACACCACGTCCACGGGCAAAAACCGGCGGAGGCGAACAGCCTTCACCagtgagcagctgctggagctggaaaaGGAGTTTCACTGCAAAAAGTACCTGTCCCTGACAGAGCGATCTCAGATTGCTCATGCCCTCAAACTCAGCGAGGTGCAGGTGAAAATCTGGTTCCAGAACAGACGGGCAAAATGGAAACGGGTCAAGGCAGGCAATGCCAACTCCAAGACAGGGGAGCCCTCCCGAAACCCTAAGATCGTGGTCCCCATACCAGTGCACGTCAGCAGGTTTGCGATCAGGAGTCAGCATCAGCAGCTAGAGCAAGCCCGACCCTGA